A window of the Halopseudomonas phragmitis genome harbors these coding sequences:
- a CDS encoding aldehyde dehydrogenase family protein, translated as MSTVMKDSRSTSIFDGPYYLSIAGKLVATDAHFDVFNPATGEVFAKAPSGSPEQLEAAIAAAKGAFKTWSVLSYDQRQSYLDAYADALLEHRDELARLLTLEQGKPLKTMAEPEVDQAISWIRQIAARRIPVEIVEENDNHIVELHHTPLGVVGAITPWNFPVLLALWKVAPALITGNTMVIKPSPFTPLTTLRFGQIAQSVLPAGVLSVVSGGNELGPQMTAHPDIAKISFTGSTETGKHVIRSAAGTVKRLTMEMGGNDAAIVMPDADWQAIIPQLYWGAVGNSGQWCVGIKRLYVHSSYRNEFVAAFVEYARQQVMGDGLDPNVTVGPVQNKMQYDKVRSFLDDIKANGYKVVLGGEVDESRPGYFIPVTVVDNPPESSMIVQQEQFGPIVPIIAYDDVDDVVARANDSPFGLGGSVWGRDTQAAVAVANRLETGMVWVNEIHTQGIDIPFGGHKQSGIGTEHGHEGRLLFTNPKTVLIKK; from the coding sequence ATGTCTACTGTCATGAAAGATTCCCGCTCTACTAGCATTTTCGATGGCCCGTACTACCTGTCCATCGCCGGTAAGCTGGTCGCCACCGATGCGCATTTCGATGTGTTCAATCCGGCGACTGGCGAGGTCTTCGCCAAGGCTCCGTCGGGTTCGCCTGAGCAACTGGAGGCGGCGATCGCTGCTGCCAAAGGCGCGTTCAAGACCTGGTCGGTCCTGAGCTACGACCAGCGCCAGAGCTATCTGGATGCCTATGCCGATGCGCTTTTGGAACACCGCGATGAACTGGCTCGCTTGCTGACGTTGGAACAAGGCAAGCCGCTGAAAACCATGGCCGAGCCGGAAGTTGACCAGGCGATCTCGTGGATTCGCCAGATCGCTGCGCGGCGTATTCCGGTGGAGATCGTCGAGGAGAACGACAACCACATCGTCGAGCTGCATCACACGCCGCTGGGTGTGGTCGGTGCGATCACGCCGTGGAATTTCCCGGTGCTGCTGGCGCTGTGGAAAGTGGCGCCCGCGCTGATCACCGGCAACACCATGGTCATCAAACCGTCGCCATTCACACCCCTCACCACCTTGCGCTTTGGGCAGATTGCTCAGTCCGTGCTGCCTGCTGGTGTGCTTTCAGTGGTTTCAGGTGGCAACGAGCTGGGCCCGCAAATGACCGCTCACCCGGACATCGCCAAGATCAGTTTCACCGGCTCCACCGAGACCGGCAAGCATGTCATCCGTTCGGCTGCAGGCACCGTCAAGCGGCTGACCATGGAGATGGGCGGCAACGACGCGGCAATCGTCATGCCTGATGCCGACTGGCAAGCGATCATCCCGCAACTGTACTGGGGCGCCGTCGGTAACTCGGGGCAGTGGTGCGTGGGTATCAAGCGCCTCTACGTGCATAGCAGTTATCGCAATGAGTTCGTGGCAGCGTTCGTTGAGTACGCGCGGCAGCAGGTCATGGGTGACGGTCTCGACCCGAACGTGACCGTCGGCCCTGTGCAGAACAAGATGCAGTACGACAAGGTTCGTAGCTTCCTGGATGACATCAAGGCCAATGGTTACAAAGTGGTATTGGGCGGTGAGGTAGACGAGAGCCGTCCTGGCTATTTCATCCCGGTAACAGTGGTCGACAACCCGCCAGAGAGCTCGATGATCGTGCAGCAGGAGCAGTTCGGACCGATCGTGCCGATCATCGCGTACGACGACGTCGACGATGTCGTGGCCCGCGCGAACGACAGTCCGTTCGGCCTGGGTGGTTCGGTCTGGGGGCGTGATACCCAGGCAGCGGTGGCCGTGGCCAATCGCCTGGAAACCGGGATGGTCTGGGTCAACGAGATCCACACGCAAGGCATCGATATTCCCTTCGGTGGCCATAAGCAATCGGGTATCGGCACTGAGCACGGCCATGAAGGCCGCCTGCTGTTCACCAACCCGAAAACCGTGTTGATCAAGAAGTAA
- a CDS encoding type 1 glutamine amidotransferase domain-containing protein, with protein MKVLMVLTSHDKLGNTGNKTGFWLEEFAAPYYVFKDAGADIVLASPAGGQPPLDPKSDLPDFQTEATHRFAADPATQQALASTVKLSEVKAEDFDTVFYPGGHGPLWDLAESDTSIALIESFERAGKPIGFVCHAPGVLRHVKAADGEPLIKGRRVTGFTNSEEAAVGLTDVVPFLIEDEFQALGARYEKAGDWQPFTVVDGRLVTGQNPASSESAANALLKLLA; from the coding sequence ATGAAAGTTCTGATGGTTCTGACATCCCATGACAAGCTGGGTAACACCGGCAATAAAACCGGCTTCTGGCTGGAAGAGTTCGCCGCGCCTTACTACGTCTTCAAGGACGCCGGGGCCGACATCGTGCTGGCATCGCCAGCCGGTGGCCAGCCGCCTCTGGATCCCAAGAGTGATCTGCCGGATTTCCAGACCGAGGCGACCCACCGTTTCGCTGCCGATCCGGCCACGCAGCAAGCCCTGGCCAGCACGGTGAAACTCAGTGAAGTGAAGGCTGAGGATTTCGACACGGTGTTCTACCCAGGCGGCCATGGCCCTCTGTGGGATCTGGCGGAGTCGGATACATCCATCGCCCTGATCGAAAGCTTCGAGCGCGCCGGTAAGCCAATCGGTTTCGTCTGCCATGCTCCGGGCGTGCTGCGCCACGTCAAGGCTGCGGATGGCGAGCCGCTGATCAAGGGCCGCCGGGTGACTGGTTTCACCAACAGCGAAGAGGCCGCTGTAGGACTGACTGACGTGGTGCCTTTCCTCATCGAGGACGAGTTCCAGGCACTTGGCGCACGTTATGAGAAAGCCGGCGACTGGCAGCCGTTCACCGTAGTCGACGGGCGCCTGGTCACTGGTCAGAACCCCGCCAGCTCAGAGTCCGCTGCCAACGCCTTGCTCAAACTGCTGGCTTGA
- a CDS encoding TetR/AcrR family transcriptional regulator encodes MTTTDSNQTRQRIFGAAQSIIARKGFSAVGLNEVLNAAGVPKGSFYHYFASKDAFGTALLEHYFETYFADMDRIFQDPATSAHDALMRYWQLWISNQTCQVECGKCLAVKLGAEVADLSEPMRLALRRGTAQIVERLEAAISRGVEEGTVTIVATPAQLALRLYALWLGASVMTKITRTPDSFEEALQQTQHLLGNQ; translated from the coding sequence ATGACAACCACTGATAGCAATCAGACCCGGCAGCGCATTTTCGGCGCCGCCCAATCGATCATCGCCCGCAAAGGTTTCTCCGCTGTTGGGCTGAATGAGGTACTGAATGCCGCGGGCGTGCCGAAGGGTTCCTTCTACCACTACTTCGCTTCGAAGGACGCCTTCGGCACAGCGCTGCTGGAGCACTACTTCGAAACCTATTTCGCTGACATGGATCGTATTTTTCAGGACCCAGCAACCAGCGCCCATGACGCGCTGATGCGTTACTGGCAACTGTGGATCTCCAACCAGACCTGTCAGGTCGAGTGCGGTAAATGCCTGGCCGTGAAATTGGGCGCTGAAGTCGCCGATCTTTCCGAACCGATGCGATTGGCACTTCGGCGCGGTACCGCGCAGATCGTCGAGCGGCTGGAGGCTGCGATCAGCAGAGGCGTGGAGGAGGGCACGGTAACCATCGTTGCTACGCCCGCTCAGCTGGCACTGAGGCTCTATGCCCTGTGGTTGGGGGCCAGTGTGATGACCAAGATCACCCGTACGCCCGATTCGTTCGAAGAGGCACTGCAGCAGACGCAACACCTTCTCGGTAACCAGTGA
- a CDS encoding GlxA family transcriptional regulator: MHTVALVVYPQFQALSLSVGSVFECANLLHGEPVYRFTLVSETGGAVLSSQGFSVNTEALGLAGYDTIIVSGYLELGEPSPELLTCLSSTSSQSRRIASLCTGVFVLAEAGLLEGKRVTTHWLHVPEFKKRHPTVRIDDDRLFVVDGQIWTGAGMSAGVDLALAMVESDLGPDLARRVARKLVIAQRRGAEQSQLSALLEIDPKSDRVQLAMAYARENLRSDLSVEALADVARLSPRQFSRVFREETGKTPAKAVESLRIEAARVMMETSRHPVEVIARETGFGDRERMRQAFLRAYGKPPQLMRDELYKTANGAG; the protein is encoded by the coding sequence ATGCATACCGTGGCATTAGTGGTCTACCCGCAATTCCAAGCGCTGAGCCTGTCGGTCGGTTCCGTATTCGAATGCGCCAATCTCCTGCATGGCGAGCCGGTCTACCGGTTCACTCTGGTGTCCGAGACAGGTGGAGCCGTGCTGTCGTCTCAGGGCTTCTCGGTCAATACCGAGGCGCTCGGCCTGGCTGGCTATGACACCATCATCGTCAGCGGCTACCTGGAGTTGGGTGAACCCAGTCCCGAGCTGCTGACGTGTCTATCCAGCACCAGCTCGCAATCGCGACGTATTGCATCACTGTGCACAGGAGTCTTCGTGCTCGCCGAAGCCGGCCTATTGGAGGGCAAACGGGTCACGACTCATTGGTTGCACGTGCCCGAGTTCAAGAAACGTCATCCCACTGTCAGAATCGATGATGATCGGCTGTTCGTAGTCGACGGGCAGATCTGGACGGGTGCAGGCATGAGTGCCGGAGTGGATCTTGCCCTGGCCATGGTAGAGAGCGACCTGGGCCCTGACCTGGCCCGCCGCGTGGCCCGCAAACTGGTAATCGCCCAGCGCCGGGGCGCTGAGCAATCACAGCTCTCGGCTCTGCTGGAGATAGACCCCAAATCCGACCGCGTACAACTGGCGATGGCCTATGCGCGCGAAAACCTGCGCAGTGATCTCTCGGTCGAGGCACTGGCAGATGTCGCGCGACTAAGCCCTCGCCAGTTTAGTCGAGTGTTCCGCGAGGAAACCGGAAAAACTCCAGCGAAAGCAGTCGAAAGTCTGCGAATAGAGGCCGCACGCGTGATGATGGAGACGAGCCGTCATCCAGTAGAAGTGATCGCACGCGAGACTGGTTTCGGCGATCGTGAGCGCATGCGTCAGGCTTTTCTACGTGCCTATGGGAAACCGCCGCAATTGATGCGAGATGAGCTGTACAAGACAGCCAACGGGGCAGGCTGA
- a CDS encoding MerR family transcriptional regulator encodes MLEPSHNDELPAIPGKRYFTIGEVSELCAVKPHVLRYWEQEFPQLSPVKRRGNRRYYQRQDVLMIRQIRALLYDQGFTIGGARQRLSGEEAKEDITQYKQLIRQTIAELEDVLQVLKMRSHH; translated from the coding sequence ATGCTGGAACCCAGCCATAACGATGAACTGCCGGCTATCCCCGGCAAACGCTACTTCACCATTGGTGAGGTCAGTGAACTCTGTGCGGTCAAACCGCATGTCCTGCGCTACTGGGAACAGGAGTTTCCGCAGTTGTCGCCGGTCAAGCGGCGCGGCAATCGCCGCTATTATCAGCGCCAGGATGTGCTGATGATCCGCCAGATCCGCGCCTTGTTGTACGACCAGGGTTTCACCATCGGCGGTGCGCGACAGCGCCTGTCCGGCGAGGAGGCCAAGGAAGACATTACCCAGTACAAGCAACTGATCCGTCAGACTATTGCCGAACTGGAAGATGTGCTGCAGGTGCTCAAAATGCGTTCGCATCACTGA
- the ihfA gene encoding integration host factor subunit alpha, which yields MGALTKAEMAERLYEELGFNKREAKELVELFFEEIRNALEHNEQVKLSGFGNFDLRDKRQRPGRNPKTGEEIPITARRVVTFRPGQKLKARVEAYAGTQP from the coding sequence ATGGGGGCTCTGACAAAAGCAGAAATGGCCGAAAGGCTGTACGAGGAACTAGGCTTTAACAAGCGTGAAGCCAAAGAACTGGTCGAGCTGTTTTTCGAGGAGATCCGCAACGCGCTGGAGCACAACGAGCAGGTCAAGTTGTCCGGATTCGGCAACTTCGACCTGCGCGACAAGCGCCAGCGCCCCGGCCGCAATCCCAAGACCGGTGAAGAAATACCAATTACCGCCCGACGTGTCGTAACCTTCAGGCCCGGACAAAAACTCAAGGCACGAGTGGAAGCCTATGCTGGAACCCAGCCATAA
- the pheT gene encoding phenylalanine--tRNA ligase subunit beta: MKFSEQWLRSWVNPQVSRDELVARLSMTGLEVDSVTPAAGEFSGVVVGEILSAEQHPDADKLRVCRVSSGNEEFQVVCGAPNARAGIKVPFAMVGAVLGEDFKIKKAKLRGVESSGMLCSASELKLSEDHDGLFELPADAPVGQDLRVYLGLDDAIIEVDLTPNRGDCQSIAGLAREVAANYAAPLQRPQIDPVPAVHDETRPVELLAPQACPRYIGRVIRNVDLSRPTPLWMIERLRRSDIRSIDPAVDITNYVMLELGQPMHAFDLTEIKGGIRVRLAEEGEKLVLLDGQEVSLRPDTLVIADHERPLAMAGIMGGEHSGVAASTTDLFLESAFFDTIAIAGKARGYGLHTDSSHRFERGVDWQLQREAVERATALLLEIVGGEPGPVIEQVASEHLPKIAHITLRNERITQMLGMELPRADIEAYLSNLGLGIAADGEGQWQVEVPSHRFDISLEIDLIEELARLYGYNRLPVSAPTADLNLTAKPEARSELTVLRRLLVARGYQEAITYSFIEPGLSKLFDPVHEPLALANPISADLAVMRTSLLPGLSKAVLHNQNRQQPRVRLFESGLRFLPQASGELLQQPMLAGIATGTRLPEAWANAGDKLDFYDLKGDVEAILGQGGALSSYRFEPAEHPALHPGQSARISRNGEVVGWLGALHPQLLSELDLQGPVFAFELELERISEGVLPAFSELSRFPEVRRDIAVLVDKQVMAEDLLEDIRRNAGENLKNLRLFDVYEGKGIDPNRKSLAIGLTLQHSSRTLTDEEVNAVMDKVLTSLEQGFNATLRK; this comes from the coding sequence ATGAAATTCAGTGAACAGTGGCTGCGGAGCTGGGTCAATCCGCAGGTGAGCCGGGACGAACTGGTCGCCCGGCTGTCGATGACCGGTCTGGAAGTGGACAGCGTCACCCCGGCTGCTGGCGAGTTCAGCGGCGTGGTGGTGGGCGAGATCCTGAGCGCCGAGCAGCATCCGGATGCCGACAAGTTGCGAGTTTGCCGGGTCAGCAGTGGCAACGAGGAATTCCAGGTAGTCTGCGGCGCACCCAACGCCCGGGCCGGTATCAAGGTGCCGTTTGCCATGGTTGGCGCGGTACTCGGTGAAGACTTCAAGATCAAGAAGGCCAAACTGCGCGGCGTTGAGTCCTCTGGCATGCTGTGCTCGGCGTCCGAGCTGAAGCTGTCCGAAGACCATGACGGGCTGTTCGAACTGCCGGCCGATGCGCCGGTGGGTCAGGATCTGCGCGTCTATCTGGGGCTGGACGATGCCATTATCGAAGTCGACCTGACTCCCAACCGTGGTGACTGCCAGTCGATTGCCGGTCTGGCCCGTGAAGTGGCGGCCAATTACGCAGCGCCGCTGCAGCGCCCGCAGATCGACCCGGTACCGGCCGTGCATGACGAAACCCGTCCGGTTGAGTTGCTGGCACCGCAAGCCTGCCCGCGTTACATCGGTCGCGTTATTCGCAATGTGGACCTGTCGCGGCCAACGCCCTTGTGGATGATTGAGCGTCTGCGTCGCAGCGACATCCGCAGCATTGATCCGGCGGTCGATATCACCAACTATGTGATGCTCGAGCTGGGCCAGCCCATGCATGCCTTCGACCTGACTGAAATCAAGGGCGGCATCCGCGTGCGCCTGGCCGAAGAGGGCGAGAAGCTGGTTCTGCTTGATGGTCAGGAAGTCAGCCTGCGCCCGGATACCCTGGTTATTGCCGATCATGAGCGTCCGCTGGCCATGGCCGGGATCATGGGGGGCGAGCACAGTGGCGTGGCGGCCAGTACCACCGACCTGTTCCTGGAAAGCGCCTTCTTTGACACCATCGCCATCGCCGGCAAGGCCCGTGGTTATGGCCTGCACACCGACTCCTCGCATCGTTTCGAGCGTGGTGTCGACTGGCAGTTGCAGCGCGAAGCGGTCGAGCGCGCCACCGCCCTGCTGCTGGAGATTGTCGGCGGTGAGCCGGGCCCGGTCATCGAACAGGTTGCGTCCGAGCACCTGCCGAAGATCGCCCATATCACCCTGCGCAACGAGCGTATTACCCAGATGCTGGGCATGGAGCTGCCCAGGGCCGATATCGAAGCTTATTTGAGCAACCTGGGCCTGGGAATCGCAGCCGATGGCGAAGGGCAGTGGCAGGTCGAAGTACCCAGTCATCGCTTCGATATCAGCCTGGAGATCGATCTGATTGAAGAGCTGGCTCGCCTGTATGGCTACAACCGCCTGCCGGTCAGCGCGCCAACTGCCGACCTGAATCTGACTGCCAAGCCTGAAGCGCGCAGTGAGCTGACTGTGCTGCGCCGGCTGCTGGTTGCCCGTGGTTACCAGGAAGCGATCACCTACAGCTTCATCGAGCCGGGGCTGAGCAAGTTGTTTGATCCTGTGCATGAGCCGCTGGCACTGGCCAATCCGATCTCCGCTGATTTGGCGGTCATGCGCACCAGTCTGCTGCCGGGTTTGAGCAAGGCAGTACTGCACAACCAGAACCGCCAGCAACCGCGGGTGCGGTTGTTCGAAAGCGGCCTGCGCTTCCTGCCGCAAGCCAGCGGCGAATTGCTGCAGCAACCGATGCTGGCGGGTATCGCCACTGGCACCCGGCTGCCCGAAGCCTGGGCCAATGCCGGCGACAAGCTCGACTTCTATGACCTCAAGGGTGATGTCGAAGCCATACTGGGGCAGGGTGGGGCACTGTCCAGCTACCGGTTCGAGCCGGCCGAACACCCAGCTCTGCATCCTGGCCAGAGTGCACGGATCAGTCGCAATGGCGAAGTCGTTGGCTGGCTGGGCGCGTTGCATCCGCAATTGCTCAGCGAGCTGGATCTGCAGGGCCCGGTATTTGCGTTCGAACTGGAGCTTGAGCGTATCAGCGAGGGCGTATTGCCGGCATTCTCTGAACTGTCGCGTTTCCCCGAGGTCAGAAGGGACATTGCCGTACTCGTCGACAAGCAGGTCATGGCCGAGGATTTGCTCGAGGATATCCGCCGCAATGCAGGCGAAAACCTCAAGAACCTCAGGTTGTTTGACGTGTATGAAGGCAAAGGTATTGATCCCAATAGAAAAAGTCTGGCCATCGGCTTGACCTTACAGCATTCATCGCGCACTCTTACTGATGAAGAGGTGAACGCTGTCATGGACAAGGTGCTGACGTCCCTGGAGCAAGGGTTCAATGCCACGTTAAGGAAATAG
- the pheS gene encoding phenylalanine--tRNA ligase subunit alpha encodes MENLDALVSQALEAVQQAADVNALEQIRVQYLGKKGELTQVMKTLGNIPAEERPKVGAMVNEAKERVQSVLNARKSEMEAAALNAKLAAERVDVTLPGRGQVSGGLHPVTRTMERIEEFFSRVGYAVAEGPEVEDDYHNFEALNIPGHHPARAMHDTFYFNANTLLRTHTSPVQVRTMESQKPPIRIVCPGRVYRCDSDLTHSPMFHQVEGLLVDRKVSFADLKGTIEEFLRVFFEKELAVRFRPSFFPFTEPSAEVDIQCVMCNGDGCRVCKQTGWLEVMGCGMVHPNVFRASGIDPEQYQGFAFGMGVERLAMLRYGVNDLRLFFDNDLRFLAQFR; translated from the coding sequence ATGGAAAATCTCGACGCCCTGGTCTCCCAAGCCCTGGAGGCTGTGCAGCAGGCGGCTGATGTCAATGCGCTGGAGCAGATCCGCGTTCAGTACCTCGGCAAAAAGGGCGAACTGACTCAGGTGATGAAGACCCTGGGCAATATCCCCGCAGAAGAGCGTCCCAAGGTCGGGGCGATGGTCAATGAGGCCAAGGAGCGGGTGCAGAGCGTGCTCAATGCGCGCAAATCCGAGATGGAAGCAGCGGCACTGAATGCCAAGCTGGCTGCCGAGCGGGTCGATGTGACCCTGCCGGGCCGTGGTCAGGTCAGTGGTGGCCTGCATCCGGTAACCCGGACCATGGAGCGGATCGAAGAATTCTTTTCCCGGGTCGGCTATGCCGTCGCGGAAGGCCCCGAGGTTGAGGACGACTATCACAACTTCGAGGCGCTCAACATCCCCGGCCACCACCCGGCGCGGGCGATGCATGACACCTTCTATTTCAACGCCAATACCCTGCTGCGCACCCACACCTCTCCGGTTCAGGTGCGCACCATGGAAAGCCAGAAGCCGCCGATCCGTATCGTCTGCCCTGGGCGGGTTTACCGTTGCGACTCGGACCTGACCCACTCGCCGATGTTCCACCAGGTCGAAGGCCTGCTGGTCGATCGCAAGGTCAGCTTCGCCGACCTCAAGGGCACCATCGAAGAGTTTCTGCGGGTGTTCTTCGAGAAGGAACTGGCCGTGCGTTTCCGGCCCTCGTTCTTCCCGTTCACCGAGCCCTCGGCCGAGGTCGACATCCAGTGTGTGATGTGTAATGGCGACGGTTGTCGGGTGTGTAAGCAGACTGGTTGGTTGGAGGTCATGGGCTGCGGCATGGTGCATCCCAATGTATTCCGCGCTTCGGGCATCGATCCGGAGCAGTATCAGGGCTTTGCCTTCGGCATGGGCGTTGAGCGCCTGGCCATGTTGCGATACGGCGTCAACGACTTGCGCCTGTTCTTCGACAACGATCTGCGCTTTTTGGCGCAGTTCCGATGA
- the rplT gene encoding 50S ribosomal protein L20, with translation MARVKRGVMARKRHKKILKLAKGYYGARSRVFRVAKQAVIKAGQYAYRDRKQRKRQFRALWIARINAGARQNGLSYSRLIAGLKKASIEIDRKVLADLAVNEKAAFTAIVEKAKASLA, from the coding sequence ATGGCTCGTGTTAAGCGTGGTGTAATGGCGCGTAAGCGTCACAAGAAAATTCTGAAGCTCGCCAAAGGCTACTACGGTGCACGTTCGCGTGTATTCCGCGTTGCCAAGCAGGCCGTCATCAAGGCAGGTCAGTACGCCTACCGTGACCGCAAGCAGCGCAAGCGTCAGTTCCGTGCTCTGTGGATTGCCCGTATCAACGCTGGTGCCCGTCAGAACGGTCTGTCCTACAGCCGTCTGATCGCCGGTCTGAAAAAGGCGTCCATCGAAATCGACCGTAAGGTTCTGGCCGATCTGGCTGTGAACGAAAAAGCGGCGTTTACCGCGATTGTCGAAAAAGCAAAGGCTAGCCTGGCTTAA
- the rpmI gene encoding 50S ribosomal protein L35: MAKMKTKSGAAKRFKVTGKGIKHKHAFKSHILTKMSTKRKRQLRGTQQLNASDVQKVERMLRLR, encoded by the coding sequence ATGGCAAAGATGAAAACCAAAAGCGGTGCCGCCAAGCGCTTTAAAGTGACTGGCAAGGGCATCAAGCACAAGCACGCTTTCAAGAGCCACATCCTGACCAAGATGAGCACCAAGCGTAAGCGCCAACTGCGTGGTACTCAGCAGCTCAATGCTTCTGACGTCCAAAAAGTTGAACGCATGCTGCGTCTCCGTTAA
- the infC gene encoding translation initiation factor IF-3: MKIKREMRQDKRAAQRPPINENITAREVRLIGADGEQIGIVSIQEAMAAAEEVKLDLVEISPDAQPPVCRIMDYGKHLFEKKKQQAAARKNQKQIQIKEIKFRPGTEEGDYQVKLRNLIRFLSDGDKAKISLRFRGREMAHQELGMELLKRVEADLAEYGTVEQHPKMEGRQLMMVIAPKKKK; encoded by the coding sequence ATAAAGATTAAACGCGAGATGAGACAAGACAAAAGAGCCGCACAGCGTCCGCCGATCAATGAAAACATCACGGCGCGCGAAGTGCGCCTGATTGGCGCCGATGGAGAACAAATCGGTATCGTGTCCATTCAGGAAGCTATGGCAGCCGCAGAGGAGGTCAAGCTCGATCTGGTTGAAATCTCTCCCGATGCCCAGCCGCCAGTTTGCCGGATCATGGATTACGGCAAGCACCTGTTCGAGAAGAAAAAGCAGCAGGCGGCTGCGCGCAAGAATCAGAAGCAGATTCAAATCAAGGAAATCAAGTTTCGTCCAGGGACGGAGGAAGGGGACTATCAGGTTAAGCTTCGCAACCTGATCCGGTTCCTTTCCGATGGGGACAAGGCCAAGATCTCTCTGAGATTCCGCGGCCGCGAAATGGCGCATCAGGAGCTGGGCATGGAACTGTTGAAGCGGGTCGAAGCTGACCTGGCCGAATACGGTACCGTTGAACAGCACCCGAAGATGGAAGGTCGGCAGCTGATGATGGTCATCGCACCCAAGAAGAAAAAGTAA